The Patescibacteria group bacterium DNA window GATTGTTCAGATTTTAAAAAGAATTAATGATTTGGGTACCATGGTTATCCTCACGACTCACAACAAGGGTGTGGTTGATTCGGTGGGTGGTCGGGTGGTGACGATGGATAATGGAAAGATTGTGAGAGACGATAAGAATGGGAAGTACAGTTTGTAGTCACGCCTCGCTTCAGTTTGGAAGTTTAGAGGTCTTTAGCGTACAATATAACTAATAAACTTTTCAACTTTAAACTATGCTCTGGACCAACATAAAACGAGTAGTTCGAGCCGGTTTCGTCAGTTTCTGGCGAAATGGTTTTGTGTCGCTCGCCTCGATTCTTGTTATGACTGTCACTTTGTTTGTGATTGGCTCAGTTATATTTCTTACCGCTACGCTCGACGCCTCACTCAATGACATCAAAAACAAAGTTGATATTAACGTCTACATGACCATGAATGCTTCGGACGAGCAGATCATGTCCTTGAAAAAAACCATCGAAGATTTGCCAGAAGTTAAAGAGGTTGTGTATGTTTCTCAAGCCGAAGCGTTGGATAATTTTAAAGCCCGCCATGCCAACAACGCATCGATGCTCGCCGCACTTGATGAGGTTGATGGCAATCCTTTGAGCGCCGTGCTAAATATTGTGGCGAAAGATCCCGGTCAATACGAAACCATTGCCAATTTTTTGCAAAGTGACAGTGTACTTTCACAAGACAATCAGAGCATTGTGCGAAAGGTAAATTACGAAGATAATAAAACCGCGATCAATGTACTTTCAAAAATAATCGATTCATCTCGAAAAATTGGTTTCGCTGTTACTATTGTGCTGATGTGCATTTCAATTTTGATCATTTTCAATACGGTTCGGTTGGCAATTTACAGCGCGCGAGAAGAAATTTCTGTGATGCGACTTGTGGGAGCTTCCAACAAGTATATTCGTGGTCCTTTTATTATTTCGGGTGTTATGTACGGTGTTGTGGCGGCTATTGTCACTCTGGCGATTTTCTATCCGCTGACCTATTGGCTTGGTACCGCGACGGAAAACTTTTTCAGCGGTATTAATGTGTACAAGTATTATATTGTTCACTTTGGTGAGATTTTTGGAATTATTATGGGCTCGGGAGTGTTTCTCGGGGCAGTGTCGAGTTACTTGGCGGTGAGGAGGTATCTGAGAGTATAAATTCGAAGCACGAAATCCGAAATTCGAAATACTATTTAAAACACAAATTGGAAACTTAAAACAGGCGACAGGGTTCTATAGTTTGCTACAATTTTAGGGATTTGAAATTTAAGCGCATCGTTAATTTACAGTGACTTTTATTTGTATATTCGTATCAGATTTGTTATTGGTATTAAAATGAAACCAAAAAAACACAAGTTTATTTTCGTTATTGGCGGCGTTATGTCCGGAGTCGGTAAGGGTATCGCCACATCATCGATCGGCACCATTCTTCAGTCGAAGGGTTTTTCGGTTAACCTCATGAAAGT harbors:
- a CDS encoding permease-like cell division protein FtsX; its protein translation is MLWTNIKRVVRAGFVSFWRNGFVSLASILVMTVTLFVIGSVIFLTATLDASLNDIKNKVDINVYMTMNASDEQIMSLKKTIEDLPEVKEVVYVSQAEALDNFKARHANNASMLAALDEVDGNPLSAVLNIVAKDPGQYETIANFLQSDSVLSQDNQSIVRKVNYEDNKTAINVLSKIIDSSRKIGFAVTIVLMCISILIIFNTVRLAIYSAREEISVMRLVGASNKYIRGPFIISGVMYGVVAAIVTLAIFYPLTYWLGTATENFFSGINVYKYYIVHFGEIFGIIMGSGVFLGAVSSYLAVRRYLRV